The sequence below is a genomic window from Tachyglossus aculeatus isolate mTacAcu1 chromosome X1, mTacAcu1.pri, whole genome shotgun sequence.
CATCCGGAAGGGGATAAGAAACCCAACAAATGGCtgagtttcctgatctgtaaaatgaagattgaataccagttctccctcccacttagactatgagtcccttgtGTCTGAGCAGATtaaccagagtttagaacagtgctcgacacatagtaagctcttaacaactaccataataacgataatgaaaataacaataataataacaataataataatgatttttaaaacCCTGGTGCACCCACCCCTGAAATACTGGGGGCTGTTTCTGGTTACCACACCATAGGAAAGACAGAATAGAGCTGGAGGAGGTACAGAAGAGGACAACCAAGGGGCTCCTTTATgaggagagctcattgtgggcagggattgtcactgtttattattttattgttctttcccaagtgcttagtacagtgctctgcacacagtaagcaccagcacttagaacagtgcttggcacatagtaagcacttaacaaatgccatcattattataataaatatgattgaatgaattaataataataataatggcatttatttagcacttactatgtgccaagcactgttctaagcactggggaggttacaaggtgatcaggttgtcccacggggggctcacagtcttaatccccattttacagatgaggtaactgaggcacagagaagttaaatgacttgtccaaagtcacacagctgacaattggcagagccgggatttgatcccatgactctgactccaaagcccatgctctttccactgagccacgctgcttctctaaggagaggCCGAAAGGGTTGTGACTCTTCACCCTGCAAAGACACAGTTTGgggcccaggggtggggagggctttAAAATTGAAGTCTATAAAACCAGGAAGAGTGAAATAAGGCCCACTCAGAATTGTCATTCGCCGAGCCCCACCACCCAGGACCAGGTACACTCACTGAGTCTCCAGCCACCAACAGGAAACCATCTTTCATGTGGCAGGTGGTAAATGTATGCAATTtgttcccacaggaagctgtgcagattgaaaataccaatcaatcaatcgtatttattgagtgcttactgtgtgcagagcactgtactaagcacttgggaagtacaagttggcaacatatagagacggtccctacccaacagtgggctcacagtctagaaataggttCAAGAGGGGCTTGGATTTATTAATGGACAAGAGGTCCATAATGGGCTGCTAGGTGGAAATTTGGGGAGTGTAGAGAGGGAAAATAAGGGGTGTTGGATTGTTCATCCCTAACTCTGCAGTTGGGAAGGTCACctggttcctccaagcatcctggggCCACTGTCCGAGACAGAgttctgggctggatggaccatggCATTGAGCCAGGGTGGCATTGTTAATGGTCTTATATCTACCAAAGtcttctgtgtctctgtctttgtatgtctctgtttctctggagGGCCTTTTGCCTTTTTCCATCTCTACATTCTTCTCCCTGTGATTCTGTGTGCGCTTTGTCTCTATGTCACTCCTCAaccatttttcctttcctttgtcctctctcttttgctccatcctctctctgccttctctctccttcgTCCAGCTTcccaatcccaactcccccatccAGCTAGGTCCCCCATGTTCCCCATTTCCTCTGGCTGATCCCCTTCTACCACctacctgccctctccccaggttCCGACGAGAAACTTCTGAAACAAAAGCGCAAGTTCATCAGCCACGTTAAATGCCGCAAGACGCTGAAGATGGAGGTTGGGCGGGAGTACCTGATCTGGGGAGTCAGCACGGACCTGTGGTACAGGAAACCCGAGTAAGAGCCTGAAAGTGGGACTGGGTACCTCCTAGGGCCATAGGGTGATGCTCAGGGTGGGCGAGGGTGGTACCAAGATGACGCCAGGCCTCCTCCCCCAGTCTGCCCAGTCTTTCACTAGTTAGGACTCTCAGTCCTGGGTACCTCCGGTTGTCCATTAAATCTGTGTCCCTTGGGTGCAGCCAGGGGCAGATTTAGCACCTTCAGAATCccatcctgtccccctctccctgggcccGGCCTGGAGAAAGGGGTTCAAGTCACTCACCCCTTCCTCCTAACTCAGGTACAGCTACATCATCAGCAAAGACACCTGGATTGAGATGTGGCCCAATGAGGACGAATGCCAGGATGAGAACTATCAGCAGAAATGCCAGGAACTGGCCTCTTTCGCTGAGAACATGGTGTCTTTTGGCTGCCCCAACTAGGAGTCCCCGGGACCAGAGGGCCCTcacatcttcctcctctcctctcctcccttgtgccaccccccacccccccccaacccctcaagCTGGTTGTTTTGAAATAAATTCTAGCAGGTTCATTTCTTACCCTGGTTCTCTGCTGGTGTGGTCCTTGGGGTTCTGATGGTTTCGGAAGGGAGCCTGCCCTGAATactccccccaactcctcccacccttccctcccttccttcctccctccctcgctcACAGAGGGGGATGAAAGGATAAGGTCCCAGGGCAGAGGGCAGCTCTAAGACATGAGCCCCTACCCACGGGCATCTTCAGGATGGAAGTGGGAGGCCTCTCAGTTCAGTACCTGGGCTGGTGATTCCAGAATGCCCGCTGCTTTTTGGCAGGCAGCTTGGCTTTCCTCATTTGCATGGTGGTCAAGTggtcagtcccctgccccacccccaccaggtTGGGTGGGTTGAACTGGGTCAGccaggaaaaacaaaaaagcttGGTTAGGCTCCATCTCCTGCCCTGGCTCTATCTCCAGGCTGGCTTGGTCATGCCTAGGAgacaaaaagggaaagagagttccGCCTGGGTGGGTCTGCCCTGGGCAGGTGCTTCCGGGTTCTGGCGCAAGTCTGACCACAGCAGCTTCCTGTTTATGCTGccaccccctcccgtcccccccaaatacctgccccacccccatccctccccaagtTTGAGAAGGGGGGTGTCTCAGAGCTTCCTAGAAAAGGTCCAGGTacccaggggaaggatgtgggggtAAGTTAGCAGTCTTGGGGTCTGGTGGGGGCAACCAGGAGGAGTGTGTGCAGTGATGCTTTCTGACGCTGCAACCACAGCTAGGGAACagcgggggtggtgagggggtgggatgggggacccCACAGTGGAGGGCTCAGGGTTGTCTCTTCCTggattggtggggaggggggcggctgggacagagagacagggttCTTCGTCTCCTGGGTGGCTTTTCCTTAAGGTTCTGTATTGACCAACATCAGTCCAGTTTCCCAAGGTGGTTATCAAGCTCTCCCCTTGAGCAAACTCTTACGCCCAGTGTCTCCAAGCCCCTGAGCCTGGGATGGGGGTGAGAGTTGGGGGAGCAGTGTGCTCGGAGGCTAAGAGCGGGCAGGGCTGGACCTGTACAAGAGAGCTGGAGGGCTGCTCCCAGCGTAATGGGCTCTGTTCCTTCAGCCAAGGATTGAGAGCAGAGGCACTGGACTCCCAAATAAAGATAACTTggtgagactgtaaacttgttgtgggcaggaaacgtgtctaccaactctgctgagtgcctagtacagggctttgcacacagtaagcactcaataaatacgatcgattgattgagaagcagcgtggcttagtggaaagagcacgggtttgggagtctgaggtcatgggttctaatcccagctctgccatttatcagctgtgtgactttgggcacgtcacttaactcctctgggcctcagttacctcaactggaaaatggggattaagactgtgagctccatgtaggataacctgattaccttgtatctacccagtgtttagaacagtgcttggcacatagtaagcacttaacaaataccatcattattgttattattattgttattaacccaacagtggttagtacagtgcttggcatacagaaagcacttaaaggatactgctgttattattatcatcattattttgattattagacACTGGTCCCAAGATGGTGAGGGAAGAAAAACCCAGGCCCCAGAAACCCTCAAGCCAACCCTCACTCCTGAATCCTCTCCCCTGAATGGCTGGCCACCGAATTAATTTTCAGTCCACTGCCTGATTTCTTTCAGTCCTGCTCCCTGAATTTTTTTTGTCTGGCCTGTGATCACTACTCATTAGCATGGCTGCAGAAGACAGAAATTGGCAGAGCAGTTAGACATTAGCTGATGAAGGAGCTGAAGtgctctctgtctgtctgcctgtctcaaGTGGAAGGCTGATGTGAAGCTGCTACTCTTCTATTTCCTTGGCCCTATAGACCATAACCAGGGCTGGTGCTCCTTGGAGGGCAAGGCATCTTGTCACctcactctattggactctcacaagtacttagtactgggttctacacacaagaagtgctcagtcAGCACCATTGATTGTTCCATATGGTAGCctcccagagattcattcattcattcaatcgtttttattgagcacttactgtgtgcagagcactgtactaagcacttgggtggtacaagttggcaaaatatagagacggtccctacccaacagcgggctcacagtctagaagggggagacagacaacaaaacaaaacatataaaccaaataaaataaatagaataaatatgtacaagtaaataaataaatagagtaataaatatgtacaaacatatatacatatatacaggtgctgtggggaggggaaggaggtaaggcgggggggatagggagggggcggagggggagaggaaggagggggctcagactgggaaggccaaagtcacacagcagcctgggaagagagccaggattagaacctgggtcttgtgactgtcaggcccatgctctttccactaggccacacagcttcccaacCAAACGGCCTCACCAGTTCCAGGTTCGAATCTCCTTCTGGAGTCCCTCTCCCTGGGATCCCAATCTCATCCTTCACGACAGTCGGAACTGGAAAGGGAGGGTCTGGAGGGGCCGGTACGCTTATTCTAGGCCCTGAGACCAGCTCCTTGCCCCAATCCCCACCATCCTAACCCCCTCCTCCTATGGTCTCACCAGCCTCCTGCACTCACCCCCCTGAGCTTAAGCTGCTGTCTGCCCTTAACACAGTCAgatcccctgtccccctgcccctcggGCCCAGAGCCCTAGCGGAAACGGAGCCCAGTGGACACCCCACCTGGCATCAAAACTGGGTAGCAGGTGCCTTCCCTGGCTTCGGAGATGAACCAGTTCCTCCTCCGTCTCCGCACCTCATTTCTCTTTTGATCTGCTGTCTGACTTCTTTTAGATCATGGGTCTTGTGGTCACCCCAGATTGTCCCAGGGGAAGATTCCCTGACGGCTCATGCGGCGTGGAAACTCTTCGTGTGCATGGTGGTGGATCTATcgtgtggaggaaggggaggtggtgAGGGCAGACGGGGAAAACGGGGAGGAGACAACTTAAAGAAGTCAGGGTTAAGGGGGACCAGAGCACTGAGGCCGCCATGCGGGCGGcaacctgggggtggggagcagaacAAATGTGGTGAGCAAGAGGAAAGTACAGCAGGCGGGCgaaccggggggtgggggtgggggtgaggtcaTAGCGTGGTTTCCTCCCCAGAACCTGCAcccactgcttctctcaacttTCACTCGGGTCAGCCAAGGAAACGCACAGTCCCTCAGAGCCCCAGGACTATTATCTGGCACTCGTGGAGCCCAGCACCAGAGCCTGCCAGCGGGCGCCTTCTCCGGCACTGGAGCTGAACAGTGGGGACACTCACCTGGCATCGAGCTGAGTCGCGGGCACCTTTAGAGCAGAAGCGGACAGGGATGGAGGAGCAGATCGTGCATCCTTCGGTCTTCGTTGTGGATGGGCAGCAGGACTTGCCCTTTGCCCCACCACGACTGAGCAAACGGCGGACATGTCAGTGGACACAGTTGGCCCTGGGGATCCTGGTGCTGCTGGCACTGATCGGAGTGGCCAGTGAGGCATATTTTTTGCTGGGCCTCCACAGGAACCTAAAGGGGATCAGTGCCCAGATGGCGGTGAGTAGAGCCTGTGGGAGGATGGGCCCAAGCCCCCAAAAGACAAGCAGGGCATCGGGAGAGCATGCGGTGTGAGTAGTTGTGTGTCAGAACTAGGATGTCTGTAAGCCAGTATCTGAGAATTTGGTGTGttcaactgtgtgtgtgtgtgtgtttgtgactgtatgtgtgtgtgtgtgtggggtgtctaTTTCTGTTCCTGGGTGCCCCACTGTACCTCTGAAAGTGGATTGTATATCTCTGTGGTTGCTCTTATTGGTATACCTGtttttttctcattctctctctcagaTGGTGTGTGactctgtgagtgtgtgtgtgtgtgtgtgtgtgtgtgtgtgaatacatGTGTGAATTTGTGTACATGAGTTAGTATATAAGTCTATATGCATGTGTCTCAACAGGCTTTCCACGTGCCGGAAGTTCAGTGTCTGTGTGATGTGTGCCCTAGTTGATGCCCACGTGGGACCTCCCTTAGTGGAGGTGAGGGGACAGGagctgggggacagggaggagtgaCCCCTTCACCCCAACCCTAGGCCCAGACAGATCCTCCTGGTTCCCAGATTGTCCCCCAGCCGATTAGACTCCAGGGTGGTTTGGCTCCACCAGGCGCTGCCCAGATTACAGGCCTCTTACTCCACATGTCCCGCCCGGTCCCTCACCCCCAGAGCCTCACCTAACAGCCAACTGGCTCAGCAgctctgggactgggaggggagggagaagggaattcCTCGGACGGCTTCCTTGCCCCTGACTCCACGGTTTGCCTGCTGGGAGTCAGCGGGTGAGAGAAGGAGCATGCGGGGAGGGCAAGCCCCACAACTCTGACTCTTTGGGTTTCAGAGCGGAGACCACAGCTCCTTGGAGAAGATGGTGCAAGGTGAGTGTGGGTTAGAGGCCAGGGCCGCTGGGCACTGTTGCCAACCCCCTCATGGGGTACTTAGGAGGCAAATGCCCACTTGATGATGCaggtccaatctctgccctctggCCCAGTGCCCCCCACACTGAGGGCACTCAGGAGAGGAACCTGCCTTTAACCTGCCTGTTCAGGGCTTCAGGTCTcacccacgcacacacacaccctgacTGCACACACCTATATgcacatgaacacacacacatgcacagataACACAGACTTTCCTGATCgatcaattgactgaatgattgattgattgattgactgattgattgattcatccaggGCTACAACTAGGATGAGGGTCAAAGCAATAGaacagagcagggacttgggcagAGGGCCAGGCCAGTGGTCGGAGACCAGGGTGGGAAGATTCTGCTCCTTGCCCATAGCTTCTGCATTCGGTTTCCATGACTCTTGTTTGTAGCAGCTGCCCCACCCTGGCCCTATCTTCTTCCTCCAGCTGCCCCTTCCCTGGCCTTCCTCCCCTACCCTCCTTCTCAGGCACCCAGCTGGGAATCCTGTTGCCCAATGGGGCTGGGGCTTTGCGCAAACCCCGGAGTTTCATGTTCCCAGGCAGACAGACAAACAGCCATCTGGATGGTCCAGCAACGTACGCTCCTGTCAAGCCTAGCTTGGGACCTGGGCCGGCCGGACCTacctttgagggccagggaccctgtctaatgcTCACCCATggattctttcccagggcttagtacagtccttggcacactgaaagcacttaataaatactattactactactactgataccactttttttatatggtatttgttaagagctgggatagatataagatcatcaggttggacacagtccatgtcccacagtgggttcacagtcttaatccccatttttacagttgaggtaactgaggcccagagaagtaaagtggtagcccaaggtcagacagcagacaaatggaggagccaggatgagaatgcaggtcctctgattcccaggcctgtggtctatccactagaccacattgcttctgttactactaccactgctgctgctcctagtactcctattcctcctcttactactactactactacgattactactactactctacccAATTTCCCCGTAGGGCCAGGTTTAGGATGGAGGAAGTGGTAGAGGACTGGTGGGCAGAGAGTGTAGGAGAGTTAGGAGGAAAGCAGAAAGCTTGGTCCATGCAAGGACCAGAAGGCAGAAGTTTGGGGTTTAAGAGGAAATCTGTAAGCCAGGGATGAGTCAGGGACAGTGACGGGGATaactggggcagggcagggaaagggcagggattgggaaaaCAGAAACACAAACCAAAGTACAAAGGTATTAGATAGGTTACCCCAGGAGCTGGGACCCTCTTCTGCTCTGGGGCTCTTTAGCCTGGTAGAGTCTGGATGCtaacctgcctggaggcaggggaatggagacaGAGACTTCACCAGGCCCCTCCTGATTTAAGGAGTCTGGGATTCCATATGGAGAAAGCTAGAGAGTCCTAAGCAGCCCCTGATCTGTTCTGCTAGGAGACCTAAGAAAGGCAGGTAACCTCTAACCCTTGACCTTTTGAACTCTGTCCACCGGCCAATTTGACCAAGTCTTGGGAAGGGCTACTCCACTGAgtgcccctttcccttctcctccagcccttcACCCTCACAAAGAAACAAGCCTCCCCCTGACTCttaacctctttgacctctcCCTAGAGCGTAAATCACAGCAAGACAAGCCAGCAGCCCATCTCACAGGTATGCAGCCGctggggagggtggaaggggagtggatgggaggctgagggtgggggtgggatgggagtcagggaacTGACTCGGGGCTCTCCACCTGCTCTGAAATTTCCAGAAAGGGCCTTGGACTTTCCTAAGCACCTACTCtaatgcactgtactcagtaggttctccataaataccattattattactgagtgatgGAATCATGTCAGGGGTAGTGATGAGGAGGAGCAtgaagatggggatgggggcCAATGAGAGtgagggtgatgatggtatttatttaccctaagctctagggtagatacaagttaactaggtcagatgcagtccctgtcccacccgggacttacagtctaagcgagagggagaacaggtattggatccccattttacacatgaggaaactaaggcccagagaagggaaatgacttgcccaagatcacacagcagacgagtggaagaatccggattagaacacaggtcctttgtttcacagacccgagctctttctactaggccacgctgcttacaaggAGGGGTGGGGTAATGGAGAGAGAAGATGGATATGAAAAAGTAGGGGCTCTGGCTGGTTCTCACCTCCCACTCTCTGCCAAAATGCCCCTTCTGAGCCAACCTCAACTTtggtcctttttttatggtatttgttaagtgcttactatgtgtcaggcactgtattaagcgatggggtagatacaagttagtcaggttggacacagtccttgtccctcatagggctcacagtcttaatccccattttatagacgaggtaactgaggcacagagcagttaaatgacttgcccaaggtcacacagcagacaagtggtggagtcagaattagaacccaatgtcCTTGTTCTCCCTTGTGGATGGGACGGTCTATCTGATCCTGTTAATTAGTGCCCCTCCCCTTTAAGTTGCTACACAAGGCTGAATACGATTAAATACGTATTAAAcgtattaaatacgattgaatgaatgaaaggctactTCCTCTGCGAAGCAGTTCCCAATTAACCCCACACGTTACCTGACTTGCCTCTCCCCAGGACTCCTTTTTGGCATTGAGATACTTACCCGTCcagagagattcaatacctgttctccttcctacttagactgtgagcctcatgtgtgacctgatgatcttgtgtctacttcagggcttagtacagtgctttgcccggagtgagcacttaaataccacagtgatgatgatggtgatgacgatgatgatgatgatggtggtattcgttaagcacttactctgtgtcaagcactgttctaagcactggtccttctggctcccaagtctggactctttccaccaggtcatgctgttaATATGAGACACTTCAGGTGCCTCATCCCGTTATTGCTTTCTTCGCTCCCACCTCTGACTTATTGCTcacacctccccttcctctccccaccccctgccacctccTTTGCCTGGAACATTCTCCACCCTGTCACTTCGCTAAATTgcatccttccccttcttcaaagatGTCCCTAAAAATTGCCTCTGCCGATAAACCTTCACTGattcatcccccccatcatcTCAGTTGGGCCATTCTCCTCAGCGATCTCAGCCCTCCATGTACTTTTCTGGATATTGATTGCAATAATaaaggcaataataacaatattactactaataataataaattatggcatttattaatcaatcaatcaatcaatcgtatttattgagcgcttactatgtgcagagcactgtactaagcgcttgggaagtacaaattggcatcacatagagacagtccctacccgatagtgggctcacagtctaaaagggggagacagagaacagaaccaaacataccaacaaaataaaattttaagtgcatattatgtgccaagcactgtgacaagcactggagcagatacaagatcatcagataggacacagttcctgtccctctttgagttcagagtctaagggggagggagaacagctatcccattttacagatgagaaaataggggtccagagaagttaagtgactcacccaaagtcacccagcaggcaggtgatggagatgggattagaacccaggtctcctgactcccaactctcTGCACTTTCCacgaggctgtgctgcttctctgtttcaacATTCATTGTCTTAGGTGTGCTTGTCTCCCCAATTAGGCAGTAAGACCCTCAAGTGGTCGAGGGGAGTTTAATGTTTTGTAGAAGTCTGTCAGCtctccaagcgcctagcacagtgttctgcacccaatagacTTCAGtcaatgctgctgctactgctgccgaGGCTAATTCAGTGACTCTAGACTAtaattccctccctctagactgtaagctccttctgggcagggaaggtgtctaccaactctgttatactgtgctctcccaaacacttagtccagtgccctacaaactgtaaatgctcgataaatatgatcgattgattgattccctctctctcccaagcatttagtccaatactctgcccacactaagtgctcaagaagtactattgattgattgattgactgactttctctctctctcaggtgcCAACTACAGTCTGGTGGGTGAGAGCGGACTGCTCTGGGAACCAAGCCTGGGTCTGGCCTTCCTGCACAGCATGAGCTACCACGAAGGATCGCTTATCTGCACACACCCCGGTTATTATTTTGTCTACTCGAAGGTGCAGTTGGGGGATATCAGCTGCTCGTCTGGGCGGAGGGACGGGGACACCTTCATCACCCATGGGCTCTACAAGCGGACGCCTCGCTATCCTGAGGAGATGGAGCTGATGATCAACCGGAGGCCCTACTGTGACCGGCCAGGCAATGAGCTCTGGTGGGACAACAGTTTCCTGGGGGGTATTGTccacttggaggaggaggagaagatcttTATCAGGGTGTCCAAGAAGAGGCTGGTGAGGGTCAAGGATGGGACTCGCTCCTACTTTGGGGCATTCATGATCTGAGCTCAGCCCTCCCAGCAgccggagaagaaggaggaggatggctggGTGGGGCAGACCCAGCCTCAGAGGTTGTGGGAcatctcccctccttcacccGAGGTGCTTGGATGGCAAAGATCTCTAATGAGGTTTAAGCTGGGCTGTAGTTCACTGCAGCTGGTTTGCCTGATAttcaggaggggagaacaggggtatgggaagggcaggggtgggggtggaggggtcccTGCTAGATATTTATCTTCTCTTTGGAGCGGGGAACTGGAAATGAGGGAGAGCTGACCGCCTCCCCTGCTGGAATGAGGACACTTTAGCTATTTGAATAAAGAGGTGGACACAGAGCTCTGATCACAGCTGGAGACTGGGTGAGTGGAGGCTctgaaacatacacacacacaacacacacacacacaccatcatcatcatcatcatcaatcgtatttattgagcgcttactatgtgcagagcactgtactaagcgctgtgcgcAAACAGGCAGACATGTGTCTAAGCAGTCATGTTTGGAGACATGTGTGCAGAAACGCACACACCAGTAAATATACACAGCCACACTCCAGAATACAAGTCTGGAACATGCACTTGCCAGTACCCTTGGGCACACTGTTCTGTGGTGTATCTCTACTGAAATCAATCCAGTCACTCCATGTTTCACTAAGCAGCAGTTAACAATTCAAACCTCCTTTGAGCAGCAGTGAGCCTCTCTACTCTCACTTCCTCTGCCCTTTCTGCTGGCTCTCCTTGCACCTCCTGTCCCTCTGTGACACTTTCCCTCCTAAAAGTGTATTTTCTTAAATCTACCCCTTAATTAGTTAATTATAAACATGAACATATTAGATATGCTAAAATTAACAAGCAATTTAA
It includes:
- the TNFSF14 gene encoding tumor necrosis factor ligand superfamily member 14, whose amino-acid sequence is MEEQIVHPSVFVVDGQQDLPFAPPRLSKRRTCQWTQLALGILVLLALIGVASEAYFLLGLHRNLKGISAQMASGDHSSLEKMVQERKSQQDKPAAHLTGANYSLVGESGLLWEPSLGLAFLHSMSYHEGSLICTHPGYYFVYSKVQLGDISCSSGRRDGDTFITHGLYKRTPRYPEEMELMINRRPYCDRPGNELWWDNSFLGGIVHLEEEEKIFIRVSKKRLVRVKDGTRSYFGAFMI